The Paenibacillus wynnii DNA window GGAGAAAGCTCTCATCCTCAAAACCTGAAAAAGCGTCATGTACTAGAAAACGGTCCAGCGGCTGAATAACTTCAACATCGGTATCCATATAAATACCGCCCCGTTCATATAAAGCATGCAGCCGTACATAATCACTCACAAAAGCAAATTTTCTAGCCTCGTAGGCCTCTCGAACGTATGGATTGGCGTTGATGTCAAAGTTATCTTCATTCCATTCCATAAATTCATAACCTTGTAAATATTTTTTCCAACTAATGATGCACTTTTGCAGGATTTTTGGCTTTGCTCCTCTTCCAAACCAGCAATAGTGGATAATCCTTGGAATTTTCTCTACATCCTCCATCTAAATTTCTCCTTTATAGAAACCACTTTAGATAGTCGCTCCTGTATTGAAGTCCCAGTGTAATCACATTCTCATAGAAGAAAAAGATGAGATAGATGATCAAAAAACTTAAAAATACGAGCTTTTGATCTTTCTTGCGGAACACCTTGACTACCCATGTGGTCAATATGATCTGATATAGCGTAAAGTAGATGGCCAGTCTGGCAAAAATCCAGTTTTGTGTAGAAATAATCATTAGGAGCAACCCGATTAATGAGAGATTCACTATAATATCAATGTGTGGAAACAGCATCCTCAGCTTCTCTCTTCCCAGAAAAGCAATGACAAGCGGCAGTGCATAAAATGCGACGCGGAAGACATTTGCACCGCCTTCACTAAAGCTTTGATACTCACCATATTGAGTATCCTTAATAGCAGAGAAGAGAATATCCGAGAACTGATTGAAGCCTAGAACAATTAGGACCGCCAATCCCAGCATTAAAAACGATGCCGTTGTCCAAGCCTTTCTACGCACAATAAAGTAAATGGGAATCAGGATTAAGGCGCTTTGATGAAACAATGCGGCAAACAAAACAACGAGCATATACTTCTTCCAGCTGCCCTCCAGAATATATTTGGTGGCGGCAAAGATAATGGCAGCTGTAAGGTACTGTCTAATCCCGTTCATCGAGACGATAAATGCACCCGATGTAATATAGAGGTAAACTGCCAGATCAAACAATCTTGCATACTTGTACAGCACCATTACAATCAAGAAATTGGTAATCAAGGCTGTAACTACAATTAGGATTTGCGGATCGTCAGTATAGCTTTTCAATACCATTTGAAGAATACCGAAGCCGATATCCTTGTTCTGAAGGATCCCCAGCCACGACAAATCGTCAACGCGATAAGAGTGCATGTAAAAGAAGGTATCACCAATATTGTTCCTCAGGCCCGAGCAGATCACAATCACAGCAGCAACGACGTAAGCAAAGAACTTACTGGGTCTAATGAATACAGGGCTGTTCATATTGGGTACAGCATAATAACGGGCAAGAAATGAGAAGAAAAAACCCACCATGAGCGTAAGCCAAATGATCGTCATGCGCTCATCCCTTTCAGCTGCTAGTCTTTGTCTTGGACATAATGTACAGATATAGAGCAAAACCTGGGAACAACGTGAGTAAGGTAAGTAGCTTTTCCGGTGTTTCTCTAAGCATCCTTTTATTCCTCGTCATCAATGAACTGGATACATAGTGTATGGATTGCCTAATCTTGAAGGGTATCCCCGCAAAGGGCAGCTTCATTAATTCCACCCGATAAAAGGCAAAGCCCTTCGGATTCCTCCGGTATTGCTTGAGCATATTGCGAGTAGATCCATCTGGAAGGTACTCTACACAACACAGAACTTCATTCATAATCAAGAGCTCATAATGGATATCCAGCATGTAATACTTGTAAGCCAAGCCCACATAATTCTCACCCTCAAACAAGGGGTATGGATATTCCTTCATTAACGCCGTACGGTATACCAGCTTCTTGTCCCCCGTTACACCATACTTGTAGTAAAGGTCAAACAATGTGGCTGTCTTCACATTCTCAGGTAACCGTGTTCCGATAATTTCACCGTTGAAATAACTATCCAGACCAATAAATCCGCTTACCTTATCACTCCCATGCTGCTTCCAGAACGATATTATTTTCTCAACGGCATCTTCCGGCATATAATCATCCGAATCGATACATACATTCAGTTCGGTCTTAATATGCTCGTAGGCAGAGTTATGTGCACCGTGCATTCCCTGATTCTGCTGCCGATAATAACGGATAGATACCAAGTTCTCCTGCATCCACCGCTCTACGATTTCCGAAGTGTTGTCTGTGGAACCGTCATCGATGATCAGCCACTCAAAATCCGTATTGGATTGCCGCGCAAGACTCTCATATAGTACATGTAAGCAGTAGGCGCGATTATAGGTGGGTGTAAATACAGTTAAAGTTCTCATGTTCACCTCATAATAGAAGTAATATTTGGGATTCCACACTTATCTAAGACCTGACAGCTGTAGAAGTTCTGCGGTAGCTGCGGGATGCTCCATAAGCGGGGTATAAATTCGGCTTAACTGTTCTCTTACCTGTCTCAGATCGTACTTCTTGATATATTCCGAGCTCTGCTTGCCCATTCGCTGCTTAATCACATCAGACTTTGCGAGCGTCAGCATATGGTTAGACATCTCATGAACCTGCTCAGGATCACATAGGAAACCATTCTCATCAACTTTCACTAATTCCAGATGTCCTCTGTTGCGTGTTGCAACCACAGGCAGTCCGCAGGCCATCGCTTCCATGATGTTAACGGGAAGACCTTCTCTCAAGCTTCCTGAAACAGCAATATCACATAAAGGCAGGAGCTTATAGATATCGTTACGGTAACCGAGAAACTCAACCCTGTCTCCCACACCGAGCTGTGCAGCCAGTTCTCTGCATTCCTCCTGCAGGCTTCCCCGACCCGCGAACAGCAGTTTAGCCTGAGGAACCTGATCCTTAATCTTGGCAAGGGATCTGATCAGCAGCTGATGATTCTTATTGCGATTGAATTCAGCGGCATAGAACATAAGAAAGTCATTGGGATCATAGGACAACGCCTTCCTTAGAAGAGCTTTCTCCGCCTGCGCTATAGGTCTATACCGTTCGGTGTTGATTCCCACTCCGTATACATGCTCAATCTGCTTCGCTTTAAACCTGTGATTTACGGCCAGGCTGTAATCCTCATTATTTATTGTGATTAAACAGTCCGTGAGGCGGGAGAGATTCTTCTCAATCGGGTAATACATTGCCCAGTTCAGAAGAGAAGATCCTTTGCAGAAATGAAATCCATGTGCAGTATAAATGACCTTTGTCCCTTTTTTTCTCGATCCTCTGGCTGCCAGCCGG harbors:
- a CDS encoding EpsG family protein; the encoded protein is MTIIWLTLMVGFFFSFLARYYAVPNMNSPVFIRPSKFFAYVVAAVIVICSGLRNNIGDTFFYMHSYRVDDLSWLGILQNKDIGFGILQMVLKSYTDDPQILIVVTALITNFLIVMVLYKYARLFDLAVYLYITSGAFIVSMNGIRQYLTAAIIFAATKYILEGSWKKYMLVVLFAALFHQSALILIPIYFIVRRKAWTTASFLMLGLAVLIVLGFNQFSDILFSAIKDTQYGEYQSFSEGGANVFRVAFYALPLVIAFLGREKLRMLFPHIDIIVNLSLIGLLLMIISTQNWIFARLAIYFTLYQIILTTWVVKVFRKKDQKLVFLSFLIIYLIFFFYENVITLGLQYRSDYLKWFL
- a CDS encoding glycosyltransferase family 2 protein, translated to MRTLTVFTPTYNRAYCLHVLYESLARQSNTDFEWLIIDDGSTDNTSEIVERWMQENLVSIRYYRQQNQGMHGAHNSAYEHIKTELNVCIDSDDYMPEDAVEKIISFWKQHGSDKVSGFIGLDSYFNGEIIGTRLPENVKTATLFDLYYKYGVTGDKKLVYRTALMKEYPYPLFEGENYVGLAYKYYMLDIHYELLIMNEVLCCVEYLPDGSTRNMLKQYRRNPKGFAFYRVELMKLPFAGIPFKIRQSIHYVSSSLMTRNKRMLRETPEKLLTLLTLFPGFALYLYIMSKTKTSS
- a CDS encoding glycosyltransferase family 4 protein, which codes for MSNKILFCATVDFHFSSFHLPVLEWFKQQNWEVHVAAQGEMELPFVDKKFNIPLERSPFSRNNLAAYRQLKDIMDQNDYQIIHSHTPMGGVLARLAARGSRKKGTKVIYTAHGFHFCKGSSLLNWAMYYPIEKNLSRLTDCLITINNEDYSLAVNHRFKAKQIEHVYGVGINTERYRPIAQAEKALLRKALSYDPNDFLMFYAAEFNRNKNHQLLIRSLAKIKDQVPQAKLLFAGRGSLQEECRELAAQLGVGDRVEFLGYRNDIYKLLPLCDIAVSGSLREGLPVNIMEAMACGLPVVATRNRGHLELVKVDENGFLCDPEQVHEMSNHMLTLAKSDVIKQRMGKQSSEYIKKYDLRQVREQLSRIYTPLMEHPAATAELLQLSGLR